A DNA window from Longimicrobium sp. contains the following coding sequences:
- a CDS encoding serine/threonine-protein kinase, with the protein MNRAPTTTASGSLMSFEQLLVGRVVAERYRVDEFLASGGMGAVFRCHDLRLEREVAFKVVTAPPGISREARGVLRARFLREAKTAASIAHPNVVTVHDFGVDAELDLDFLVMELLAGDDLGARVAGGWRPAPEELAGILAQAADGLAAGHARGVVHRDVKPGNLFVTGSGGSARVKVLDFGIAQPGPGGVSTVTHLTGGGGNPRTPGFAAPEQEAGDPTTPATDVYALGLTAVAALAGGSAEDPPAMLDTLELEHSALAAVLRRALDPDPARRFPDCAAMGDALRPLAAPLAKPAPVRRPTTRATLLGMLAVIALGVALWAWNRPRAAPAPVETEAEAVAAAGAVFREVNASAGRMTRRYDPDGQVMAYLDRSGVRKLVTRLPSGTSEMYFDRHGLRFASAPIADADGTIQRYYFTARGELARHDPSMNDSRVNQRARALKSQVEKWAAEAPGWPPFPPK; encoded by the coding sequence ATGAACCGCGCCCCTACCACCACCGCTTCCGGTTCGTTGATGTCTTTCGAGCAGCTCCTGGTCGGCCGGGTAGTGGCCGAGCGCTACCGCGTGGACGAGTTCCTGGCGAGCGGCGGGATGGGCGCGGTGTTCCGCTGCCACGACCTGCGCCTGGAGCGCGAGGTGGCGTTCAAGGTGGTCACGGCGCCTCCCGGCATCTCGCGGGAGGCGCGCGGCGTGCTGCGCGCCCGCTTCCTGCGCGAGGCCAAGACCGCCGCATCCATCGCCCACCCCAACGTCGTTACCGTCCACGACTTCGGCGTGGATGCGGAGCTGGACCTGGACTTCCTCGTGATGGAGCTGCTCGCGGGGGACGACCTGGGCGCGCGCGTTGCCGGTGGGTGGCGCCCGGCCCCGGAGGAGCTCGCCGGAATCCTGGCGCAGGCCGCGGACGGGCTGGCGGCGGGGCACGCCCGCGGCGTCGTGCATCGCGACGTGAAGCCGGGGAACCTGTTCGTGACGGGCTCGGGGGGATCGGCTCGGGTGAAGGTGCTGGACTTCGGGATCGCGCAGCCGGGCCCGGGCGGCGTATCGACCGTGACCCACCTGACCGGCGGCGGCGGGAACCCGCGCACCCCCGGCTTCGCGGCGCCCGAGCAGGAGGCCGGCGACCCCACCACCCCCGCGACCGACGTCTACGCGCTCGGGCTCACCGCCGTCGCGGCACTCGCCGGCGGGTCGGCCGAAGACCCTCCCGCCATGCTCGACACGCTGGAACTCGAGCACTCCGCCCTCGCCGCCGTCCTTCGCCGCGCGCTGGACCCTGACCCCGCTCGCCGCTTCCCTGACTGCGCCGCGATGGGTGACGCTCTCCGTCCCCTCGCCGCGCCGCTCGCGAAGCCAGCACCCGTGCGCCGTCCGACCACGCGCGCCACTCTCCTCGGGATGCTGGCCGTCATCGCGCTCGGGGTCGCGCTCTGGGCGTGGAATCGTCCGCGCGCCGCCCCCGCGCCCGTGGAGACGGAGGCCGAAGCCGTCGCCGCCGCGGGGGCCGTCTTCCGCGAAGTCAACGCGAGCGCGGGCCGAATGACGCGCCGCTACGACCCGGACGGTCAGGTGATGGCGTACCTGGACCGCTCCGGTGTCCGCAAGCTCGTCACGCGCCTTCCATCTGGCACAAGCGAGATGTACTTCGACCGCCACGGGCTCCGCTTCGCCTCCGCGCCCATCGCTGACGCGGACGGAACCATCCAACGCTACTACTTCACCGCGCGGGGCGAGCTCGCGCGCCACGATCCCTCCATGAACGATTCGCGTGTCAATCAGCGTGCGCGCGCATTGAAGTCGCAGGTGGAAAAGTGGGCGGCGGAGGCGCCCGGCTGGCCCCCGTTTCCCCCAAAATGA
- a CDS encoding DUF5715 family protein: protein MRRWMAAGMMAVLAACSGGDHEYDPDNDAEAARTTSAATAQPRQPSSAEVPAQPVAAENPAAAVRPDSVRAAFARGRALGASEIGWLRRDVNRTQVATAQSLGVRAYADAQIQQLVRQGRLVALGDSTPHWVLRKMDHSVPYVTPDARALLVQVGRRFHARLDSLGIPRYRMKVTSALRTGSTQAELRKINSYASQTASAHEFGTTMDVSHERFAVPAGAGAQTDTLEEMGKEHAKILQGELGRTLIELRTRELLHVMIEDRQPVYHFTVRQRLAGR from the coding sequence ATGCGAAGGTGGATGGCGGCGGGGATGATGGCGGTGCTCGCGGCGTGCTCGGGCGGAGACCACGAGTACGATCCGGACAACGATGCGGAGGCGGCGCGGACCACGAGCGCGGCGACGGCGCAGCCGCGGCAGCCCTCCTCGGCAGAGGTGCCTGCGCAGCCGGTGGCCGCGGAGAACCCGGCGGCTGCGGTGCGCCCCGACTCGGTGCGGGCGGCGTTCGCACGGGGGCGGGCGCTGGGGGCGAGCGAGATCGGCTGGCTCCGGCGCGACGTCAACCGCACGCAGGTCGCCACCGCGCAGTCGCTTGGGGTGCGCGCCTATGCCGACGCGCAGATCCAGCAGCTCGTGCGGCAGGGGCGGCTGGTGGCGCTGGGGGACAGCACGCCGCACTGGGTGCTGCGCAAGATGGACCACTCGGTGCCGTACGTGACGCCGGATGCGCGCGCCCTCCTGGTGCAGGTGGGGCGCCGCTTCCACGCGCGCCTCGACAGCCTGGGAATCCCGCGCTACCGGATGAAGGTGACCTCCGCGCTGCGCACCGGCTCCACCCAGGCGGAGCTGCGGAAGATCAACTCCTACGCGTCGCAGACGGCGAGCGCGCACGAGTTCGGCACTACGATGGACGTATCGCACGAGCGCTTCGCGGTGCCGGCCGGCGCGGGGGCGCAGACCGACACGCTCGAAGAGATGGGGAAGGAGCACGCCAAGATCCTCCAGGGCGAGCTGGGGCGCACCCTGATCGAGCTGCGCACCCGCGAGCTGCTGCACGTGATGATCGAGGACCGGCAGCCCGTCTACCACTTCACCGTTCGGCAGCGGCTGGCGGGGCGCTGA
- a CDS encoding PAS domain-containing protein, giving the protein MQIQTDRRQPGGAAENAAPALFILNERQHCTFMNPAAERLTGCTLADVQGRPLHDVIHHTRPDGRPYPIGECPIERAFAEDARAEGEEVFVHPDGRFYPVAFSASPIREGGRRVGTIVEVRDSVAERRVQAERRGLVEALELERARLTSVFQHAASYIAVLRGPDHVFELANPLYRRLAGDRPLLGRTAREALPELVEQGYIDLLDDVYRSGKPYTATEAPVVYQRTPDEPPSKHFINFVYQPLDGPEGTVAGIMAHGVDVTEQVLARQEVEQARDLTSRLQELTVALAASATPEEVAEVVVAQGVVATGAATGLLALRSGGEVVLLRQKGLAEDIFREYARFPLDTPGPAAASVRTGEAFFVETEEEVRGLFPENARLWTTLGTRAVAAVPLTVAGETIGAISFTFTTERAFPRESRDFFLALGRQSGQALERAWLVEAERESRALAERAADRARRVQRLTAQLNEAVGRAQIADVILEGGLAAVGADAGSLALVHSDAEGRPEQFEIIRTRGYGTEVAERYRTFPVEPGKPLSEAALRRETVAIGTPAEWSRVFPRATEDLEKLGFQAFVAVPASVGERTLAALSFSFREPQEFDDATRTFLSTLSEQCALALERARLHEVELHQAEWHAALLETIQDAFVALDSELRYTYVNPRAEALLGRRAAELLGRRMEEAFPRATESPVYEAVVRTLSTGVGSQVEGLSPVIGRWVEARIYPAPGGVSLVFQDITERRRAQDASDLLAEASQLLSASLNYEETLRTVADAAVPRLGDWCAVDVVEDPAAQAWPPRIQRLAVVHRDPAKLALAAELTERYPTDWAAETGFANVLRTGTPLFVPEVTDEMLLAGARDEEHLTLLRALHFSSFLVVALNARGLVVGALTLCMTESGRHYDARDLELVQDLASRAAVAIDNARLFRDAERARAEAESANRSKSEFLATMSHELRTPLNAIDGYAELIELGVHGPVTPAQAEALLRIRRSQKHLLGLINEVLNYARLETGAVHYDLAVVDVAAAIGEVESLVLPQVHARSLVLETDVGPLTAFADGEKLRQILVNLLSNAIKFTDPGGRIGVRSRTLGARVEIEVRDSGIGIAPDKLDAIFEPFVQVGRALNNPSEGTGLGLAISRDLARAMNGDLTVRSAPGEGSTFTLVLPGGGGE; this is encoded by the coding sequence TTGCAGATCCAGACCGATCGCCGCCAGCCCGGAGGTGCGGCGGAGAACGCGGCACCGGCGCTCTTCATCCTGAACGAGCGCCAGCACTGCACGTTCATGAACCCCGCGGCGGAGCGCCTCACCGGCTGCACGCTCGCCGACGTGCAGGGCCGCCCGCTTCACGACGTCATCCACCACACGCGGCCGGACGGGCGCCCGTACCCCATCGGCGAGTGCCCCATCGAGCGCGCCTTCGCCGAGGACGCGCGCGCCGAAGGGGAAGAGGTTTTCGTGCACCCAGACGGGCGCTTCTACCCCGTCGCGTTCAGCGCGTCGCCCATCCGCGAGGGGGGGCGGCGGGTGGGGACGATCGTGGAGGTGCGCGATTCGGTGGCGGAGAGGCGGGTGCAGGCGGAGCGGCGCGGGCTGGTGGAGGCGCTGGAGCTGGAGCGCGCGCGGCTCACCAGCGTCTTCCAGCACGCCGCGTCGTACATCGCCGTCCTGCGCGGTCCGGACCACGTCTTCGAGCTCGCCAACCCGCTGTACCGCCGGCTCGCGGGGGACCGGCCCCTGCTGGGAAGGACCGCGCGCGAAGCCCTCCCCGAGCTGGTGGAGCAGGGCTACATCGACCTGCTGGACGACGTGTACCGCAGCGGAAAGCCGTACACCGCCACCGAAGCGCCCGTCGTCTACCAGCGCACGCCGGACGAGCCGCCCTCGAAGCACTTCATCAACTTCGTCTACCAGCCGCTCGACGGACCCGAGGGGACCGTCGCCGGGATCATGGCGCACGGGGTGGACGTCACGGAGCAGGTGCTCGCGCGGCAGGAGGTGGAGCAGGCGCGCGACCTCACCAGCCGCCTGCAGGAGCTGACGGTGGCGCTGGCCGCGAGCGCCACGCCAGAGGAGGTGGCGGAGGTGGTGGTTGCGCAGGGGGTGGTGGCGACCGGCGCGGCCACCGGGCTGCTCGCCCTGCGCAGCGGCGGCGAGGTGGTGCTGCTGCGCCAGAAGGGGCTGGCGGAGGACATCTTTCGCGAGTACGCGCGCTTTCCGCTGGATACGCCCGGCCCCGCGGCGGCGTCCGTGCGCACGGGGGAGGCATTCTTCGTGGAGACCGAGGAGGAGGTGCGCGGCCTCTTCCCCGAGAACGCGCGGCTGTGGACGACGCTCGGCACCCGCGCCGTGGCGGCCGTGCCGCTAACGGTGGCCGGCGAGACGATCGGGGCGATTTCGTTCACCTTCACCACGGAGCGCGCCTTCCCGCGCGAGAGCCGCGACTTCTTTCTGGCGCTGGGCCGTCAGAGCGGGCAGGCGCTGGAGCGGGCCTGGCTGGTGGAGGCGGAGCGCGAGTCCCGCGCCCTCGCCGAGCGCGCCGCGGACCGCGCGCGCCGGGTGCAGCGCCTCACCGCGCAGCTAAACGAGGCAGTGGGTCGCGCGCAGATCGCCGACGTGATCCTGGAGGGCGGGCTCGCCGCCGTGGGGGCGGACGCCGGGTCGCTGGCGCTGGTGCACTCGGATGCCGAGGGGCGGCCGGAGCAATTCGAGATCATCCGCACGCGCGGGTATGGCACCGAGGTGGCGGAGCGGTACCGCACCTTCCCGGTCGAGCCCGGCAAGCCGCTCTCCGAGGCGGCGCTGCGGCGCGAGACGGTCGCCATCGGCACGCCCGCGGAATGGTCGCGCGTCTTTCCCAGGGCCACGGAAGACCTGGAGAAGCTCGGCTTCCAGGCGTTCGTGGCGGTGCCGGCAAGCGTGGGAGAGCGCACGCTGGCGGCGCTCTCCTTCAGCTTCCGCGAGCCGCAGGAGTTCGACGACGCCACGCGCACCTTTCTGTCCACCCTGAGCGAGCAGTGCGCGCTGGCGCTGGAGCGGGCGCGGCTGCACGAGGTGGAGCTCCACCAGGCGGAGTGGCACGCCGCGCTGCTGGAGACGATCCAGGACGCATTCGTGGCGCTGGACTCGGAGCTCCGCTACACCTACGTGAACCCGCGCGCCGAGGCCCTGCTGGGGCGCCGCGCGGCGGAGCTCCTGGGGCGGCGCATGGAGGAGGCGTTCCCCCGTGCCACCGAATCGCCCGTGTACGAGGCCGTCGTCCGCACGCTGTCGACCGGCGTGGGCTCGCAGGTGGAGGGGCTCAGCCCGGTGATCGGCCGCTGGGTGGAGGCGCGCATCTACCCCGCGCCGGGCGGCGTTTCGCTCGTCTTCCAGGACATCACCGAGCGCCGTCGCGCGCAGGATGCCTCCGACCTGCTGGCCGAGGCGAGCCAGCTCCTCTCCGCCTCGCTGAACTACGAGGAGACGCTGCGGACCGTGGCCGACGCCGCGGTGCCCCGGCTGGGCGACTGGTGCGCGGTGGACGTGGTGGAGGACCCGGCCGCGCAGGCGTGGCCGCCGCGCATCCAGCGCCTCGCGGTCGTCCACCGCGATCCCGCGAAGCTGGCGCTGGCCGCGGAGCTCACCGAGCGCTATCCCACCGACTGGGCGGCGGAGACCGGCTTCGCGAACGTGCTGCGCACCGGCACCCCGTTGTTCGTACCGGAGGTGACGGACGAGATGCTCCTGGCCGGCGCCCGCGACGAGGAGCACCTCACGCTCCTGCGCGCCCTGCATTTCTCCTCCTTCCTGGTGGTCGCGCTGAACGCGCGCGGCCTCGTCGTGGGCGCGCTCACCCTGTGCATGACCGAGTCGGGGCGCCACTACGATGCGCGCGACCTGGAGCTGGTGCAGGACCTGGCGAGCCGCGCGGCGGTGGCCATCGACAACGCGCGCCTCTTTCGCGACGCCGAGCGCGCGCGGGCGGAGGCGGAGAGCGCAAACCGCAGCAAGAGCGAGTTCCTGGCGACGATGAGCCACGAGCTGCGCACGCCGCTCAACGCCATCGACGGCTACGCCGAGCTGATCGAGCTGGGGGTGCACGGCCCCGTGACCCCCGCCCAGGCCGAGGCGCTGCTCCGCATCCGCCGCAGCCAGAAGCACCTGCTGGGTCTCATCAACGAGGTGCTCAACTACGCCCGGCTGGAGACGGGCGCCGTGCACTACGACCTGGCCGTGGTGGACGTGGCCGCCGCCATCGGCGAGGTGGAGTCGCTGGTCCTTCCGCAGGTGCACGCCCGCTCGCTCGTGCTGGAGACGGATGTGGGCCCGCTGACGGCGTTCGCGGATGGCGAGAAGCTGCGGCAGATCCTTGTGAACCTCCTCTCCAACGCCATCAAGTTCACCGATCCGGGCGGGCGAATCGGCGTCCGCTCGCGAACTCTGGGCGCGCGGGTGGAGATCGAGGTGCGGGATTCGGGGATCGGAATCGCGCCGGACAAGCTGGACGCCATCTTCGAGCCGTTCGTACAGGTGGGCCGCGCCCTCAACAACCCCAGCGAGGGCACGGGCCTCGGCCTGGCCATCTCCCGCGACCTGGCCCGCGCCATGAACGGCGACCTCACCGTGCGCAGCGCTCCCGGCGAGGGGAGCACGTTCACGCTGGTGCTGCCGGGTGGTGGTGGCGAGTAA
- a CDS encoding methyltransferase domain-containing protein, with protein sequence MSASATRPQVLQTESGEFPLHESRLGLAGHEWTILHTGVVLTHDDEQHFLREFRDRLPYGVALWPAAIALAHDVAGRADALRGARVLELGAGTGLPGIVAASLGARVVQTDRHEMAMSVCRHNAELNGISAIEHRLADWTAWDDAERYEWIIGSDVLYGESMHPHLRHIFETNLAPGGRILLSDPFRAPGLRLLESLEAAGWRISLAKWNLGEDTSPRPIGVFEMEAG encoded by the coding sequence ATGAGCGCATCCGCCACGCGGCCACAGGTGCTGCAGACCGAGTCCGGGGAGTTCCCGCTGCACGAGTCCCGCCTCGGTCTGGCGGGGCACGAGTGGACGATCCTGCACACGGGTGTGGTGCTGACCCACGACGACGAGCAGCACTTCCTGCGCGAGTTCCGCGACCGGCTGCCGTACGGCGTCGCGCTCTGGCCCGCCGCCATCGCGCTGGCCCACGACGTCGCCGGGCGCGCGGATGCCCTGCGCGGTGCCCGCGTCCTGGAGCTGGGCGCGGGCACCGGCCTGCCGGGGATCGTCGCCGCCTCGCTCGGCGCGCGCGTGGTGCAGACGGACCGGCACGAGATGGCCATGTCCGTCTGCCGGCACAACGCGGAGCTGAACGGCATCTCCGCCATCGAGCACCGCCTCGCCGACTGGACCGCCTGGGACGACGCGGAGCGCTACGAGTGGATCATCGGCTCGGACGTCCTGTACGGCGAGTCGATGCACCCGCACCTCCGCCACATCTTCGAGACCAACCTGGCCCCCGGCGGCCGCATCCTCCTCTCCGACCCCTTTCGCGCGCCCGGCCTGCGCCTGCTGGAGTCGCTGGAGGCCGCCGGCTGGCGCATCTCCCTCGCCAAGTGGAACCTGGGCGAAGATACCTCGCCGCGGCCGATCGGCGTGTTCGAGATGGAGGCGGGGTAA
- a CDS encoding PepSY-associated TM helix domain-containing protein: MRGFRNFVFWCHLVAGVFAGVVVLIMSVTGVLLTYQRQIIVWADMRTLEAAAPSAGAQRLAPAALVERVLRTEKGKPTALTWRAGRDAPVQVAFGRERTVFASAYTGEVLGEGGKGVRAFFRKVTDIHRWLGAGEENRALGKMVTGACNLAFLFLVVSGFYLWWPSEWSRRALRGITWFRRGLRPKARDFNWHNTIGFWCAVPLFVVVLSGVVISYRWAGNLVYRAAGEAPPPPAEGGGRPGAEAVPPAVALAGVDALWPRVTQRVPGWRIITLNLPRKPDAPFVFSIDRGNGGEPHKRAQLTLDRATGRETKWEPFAATSTGRRMRSILRFAHTGEVLGIPGQTLAGLVSLGAAFLVWTGLSLSLRRFSAWRGRRRARPLPARERVKAEAA; encoded by the coding sequence ATGCGCGGCTTCCGCAACTTCGTTTTCTGGTGCCACCTCGTCGCGGGCGTCTTCGCGGGGGTAGTGGTGCTGATCATGTCCGTGACGGGCGTGCTGCTCACCTACCAGCGGCAGATCATCGTCTGGGCGGACATGCGGACGCTGGAGGCGGCGGCGCCGTCGGCGGGGGCGCAGCGGCTTGCGCCGGCGGCGCTGGTGGAGCGGGTGCTGCGAACGGAGAAGGGGAAGCCGACCGCGCTCACCTGGCGCGCAGGCAGGGACGCGCCGGTGCAGGTGGCGTTTGGACGGGAGCGCACCGTGTTCGCCAGCGCGTACACGGGCGAGGTGCTGGGAGAAGGGGGCAAGGGGGTGCGCGCCTTCTTCCGCAAGGTCACGGACATCCATCGCTGGCTCGGCGCGGGCGAGGAGAACCGCGCGCTCGGCAAGATGGTGACGGGCGCCTGCAACCTCGCGTTCCTCTTCCTGGTGGTGAGCGGCTTCTACCTCTGGTGGCCGAGCGAGTGGAGCCGCCGCGCGCTGCGCGGCATCACCTGGTTCCGCCGCGGGCTGCGCCCCAAGGCGCGCGACTTCAACTGGCACAACACCATCGGCTTCTGGTGCGCGGTGCCGCTCTTCGTGGTGGTGCTCTCCGGCGTTGTGATCTCCTACCGGTGGGCGGGCAACCTCGTGTACCGCGCCGCCGGCGAGGCCCCTCCCCCGCCCGCGGAGGGTGGCGGCCGTCCCGGTGCCGAGGCCGTGCCCCCGGCTGTCGCGCTCGCGGGCGTGGATGCGCTCTGGCCGCGCGTGACGCAGCGTGTGCCGGGGTGGCGCATCATCACCCTGAACCTCCCGCGGAAACCGGACGCGCCGTTCGTCTTCAGCATCGACCGCGGCAACGGCGGCGAGCCCCACAAGCGCGCGCAGCTCACCCTGGACCGCGCCACCGGCCGCGAGACGAAGTGGGAGCCCTTCGCCGCCACCTCCACCGGCCGCCGGATGCGCTCCATCCTCCGCTTCGCCCACACCGGCGAGGTCCTCGGCATCCCGGGCCAGACCCTCGCCGGCCTCGTCTCGCTCGGCGCCGCCTTCCTGGTGTGGACCGGCCTTTCGCTCAGCCTGCGCCGCTTCAGCGCCTGGCGCGGCCGGCGGCGTGCGCGCCCCCTCCCGGCGCGCGAGCGGGTGAAGGCGGAGGCGGCCTGA